The Thermomonospora curvata DSM 43183 DNA segment ACGCTGCGGGCCGGTGAGGGCGGGCCGGGCGGCGGCCGCGACGGCGCGGCGCTGATCGCCGAACGGGGGCTGATCAGCCGGCGCAGCGTGACGCTGGAGCGCCGCCGCATCCGGGGGGTGACGCTGACCGACAACCCCCTGGAGCGCGCCGCCGGGGCCGTCCGGCTCGGCGCGCTGGTCACCGGGCTGGACGATGCCGCGCACCGGGGGACGCTGCTGCCGGTCGCGCCGCGCCCGGTGGCCCTGCGGACGGCCCGCCGGGTGCTGGGCGGCGCGCTGCCCGGGCCGCTGCGCGGGCATCCGCCGGCGGCCCTGCGGCGCCGTCTGGCGAGGGCCCTGGCGGCGCCGCTGGCGCTGGCCGCACTGGCCCTGCTCACCGGGCGGTCCTGGGAGCTGGGCGTGGCGCTGCTGCTGGCGGTGGCCGCGGTGCCGCTCGGCCTGGACCGCTACCGGCAGCTGGGGCATGCCACGGACGGCCGGCGCCTGACCCTGCGGTCGGGATCGCTGCGCCGCCGCCAGGCGGTCATCGAGCACCGGGCCGTGGTGGCCTGGCGGCTGCGGCAGACGCTTTTCCAGCGCCGGGCGGGCCTGGCCACCCTGGTGGTGGGCGTGGGCGCGGGAGAGGGCGGCTACCCGTCGGCCGACATGGGCGAACACGACGCCGTCGCGTTCGCCCACGCCGTCACCCCCGACTGGGTGACCCCGTTCCTGGAGCGCGACCCGGCCGAAGCGGCCCGCGGCGGGACGGGACCGGTCAGTCGGGACGGCGAGCGCCGAACATGATCTCGTCCCACGACGGCACCGAGGCGCGCTTGCCCTTGGGCCTGCGGCGCCGCGGGGCGGACTGCCGCTGCTGGGCGGCGGGCACCGCGGGAACGTCGCGGGCGGCCACGGCCGGCTGCGCGGGCGGCGTCTCGGCCGCCGCGGCGGGCGGCACGGGCGGCTTCTGCCGGGACCGCTCCCGGGGCGGGGCGGGCTTGACCGCCGCCGCTGCGACGGGCCGCTCGGCCTCGGTCGCCGCGGCGGCGGGCGCCGCCTTGGGCGCGGGATCGGGCTTGGCGGAGGCCGGTTCGGCGGCGGGCGTCGCCTCCGGAGCGGTCTCCGCCGAGCCGGCGGGCGCCGCCTTGGGGGCCTCAGGCTCGCTCTGCGCCGTCTGGGACGCCGAAGCCGTCTCCCGCGGCTCCTCACCCTCGGGCGCGGGCGCGGGCGGCCTGGACGGCGGCTCGGCGACGTGCGGCGGCGGCGCCGGAGGCCGGCCGAGAGCCGGCGGCGCGGGCGGCGCCGGGGCCAGCGGGGCGGGCCGCCGGGCGGGATCCGGCACGGGGGCGGGCCCGGGCCGCAGCGGCTGGGCGGGGGAGACCTCCCGCGGGTCGGAGACGACCTTCATGGTGGGGCGGCGCGGCACCAGCGGCGTCACCGTGTCGGAGGAGTCCTCGCCGTCGCCCTCCCACTCCATGTCGCTGAGCCGGGCGGCCAGCTCGTCCATCGGGGACAGGTGGCGGCGACGGGGGTCGAACAGCCACTCGGCGGCCCGCGGGCGGCCCTCCTCAAAGAACGACAGCCGCACCCGCCAGCTGCTGCTTTCGCACTTCCAGGAGTCCCACTCCACGTCCTCGATGTCGACGCCGCCGCGGTTGAGCCGCTCTTCGACCAGCTCGCCCAGCGGCGGGCCGGGGGCCGACTCGCCCGGCCGGCGCACCGGCACGCGCTGGGCCTGCTGGGCCATGTACTCGCGCTCTTGCAGGACGGGGCCCTCGAACCAGCGGACGCGCTCGACCGGGATGCCCGCGGACTCGGCTATCTCCTCCGCCGTCTCACCGGCCCGGATGCGTGCCTGGATCTCCTTGGGGCGCAAGGGACTCTCCACTTCGATCTCGAACTGGCCGAGTCGGGAGAAGTGCCCACGGACCGCGGCGCGCAGCCGGTCGTCGACGGGCAGGGTGAACCGGGTGCCTCGGCCCGCGGTGGCCAGCACGAGGTAGGTACCGTCCTCGCTGACCGCGACGAGGCGCAGTTCCTGCATGCGTGTCCTTCCTGCCAGTCCGGCGACGGCGTTGGAAGGACGCCGAACGACCCGGTGCCACCGTGGACGCCGTCACCGGCGCTTTCACGGGGCGCCGGTATGGTACGACGCCCATCCAAGGGCGCATGCGTGCCCTTCCCCCGGTTCTCGAGTTTCTCTGGTCGGACACGCCTGCTGCTAGCACCGTACCCGGCATGTCCGCACATCGTCGCTCCCAGCGCGCCGAAGATCCCATCTCCCGGGCCCGGGAACGGACGGCGAAGCGAGCGCGGCCCGGTGCCGCCCGTCCCTGATCGCCGTCCGCTCCAGCTTGCCGTTTCCGGGGGCCCGATGGGGACGGGCCGCCATGATCCTTGTCTTTCCTTTGCCCGCCGGATGCCTCCGCAAGGCCTCTCAGGGGCCGAAGACCCGGGAAAGGTAGCGGTTGGCAAAGCGGCGGTCGGGATCCAGCTCCTCCCGCAACGCCCGGAAGTCGGCGAACTTGGGATAGACCTGCTCCAGGTAGGCCGCGTCGCGGGTGTGCAGCTTGCCCCAGTGCGGCCGCCCGCCCACCGCGGTCATCAGCTCCTCGACCCCGGCGAAGTAGTCCTCGTGGGGGTTGCGGTGGTAGACGTGGACGGCGATGAAGGCGCTGGGCCGGTCGTAGGCCATCGACAGCCAGGCGTCCTCCGGCGGCAGCACCCGCACCTCGATGGGGAAGCTGATCCGCCAGTCCCGCCGGTCGAACAGGGCCTTCAGCTCGCGCAGCGTGTCGGCCAGGTGCTCGCGGGGGATGGCGTACTCCTGCTCCTTGAAGCGCACCCGGCGCGGGCTGGTGAACACCTTGTAGGAGGTGTCGATGTAGGTCCGGGCGCCCAGCGCCTTGGCCGAGACGGCGTTGACCGGGCCGATCGCGGCCGGCACGCGGCGGGTCAGGCGCTGCAGCCCGCCGAACACCGTGTTGGACAGCAGTTCGTCGTCCAGCCAGTAGCGCAGCGGCGACAGCGGGGCGGCGGGCCGGTCGGTGCGGTTGTTGCGCTTGGTCAGGCAGCCTTCGGTGTGCGGGAACCAGTAGAACTCGAAGTGCTCGTTGGCCTCGGTCAGCTCATCGAGGCGCTCGAGCACCTCGCCCCAGCGCATCGGCTCCTCCCGGGCGTGCAGCCGGAAGGCCGGGACGGTCTGCCAGGTGATGGCGGTGACCACGCCGAGCGCGCCCAGCGACACCCGGGCGGCGTCGAACAGCTCCGGGCGCTCGGTGCGCGAGCAGGTGACGATGCTGCCGTCGGCCAGCACCAGTTCCAGCGCGGCCACCTGGGAGGCCAGCCCGGCGTGGTCGCGGCCGGTGCCGTGGGTGCCGGTCTGCAGCGCCCCGGCCACGGTCTGCTGCTGGATGTCGCCCATGTTGGCCAGCGCCAGCCCGTGCTCGTCCAGTACCCGGTTCAGCTCGTGCAGCGGCAGGCCGGCCTCCACGGTGACCAGGCCGGTGGCGGTGTCGACCGAGCGCACCGCCCGCAGCCGGTCGGGCCGCAGCAGCAGCCCGTCGGTGACCGCGGCGGCGGTGAAGGAGTGGCCGGTGCCGGTCATCCGCACGGTCAGCCCCTCGGCGGCGGCGGTGCGGACGGCCTCGGCGACCTCTTCGGTGCTGCGCGGGGCGAGCGTGCGGGCGGGCACCGCGCGCTGGTTGCCCGCCCAGTTGCGCCAGATGTGGTCCTGGGTGCCGAAAGTGCGTGCGGGGGACATGGGCCGACTCTATCGACCCGATTAATGCGAAGGAAATTCACGTTTCCCGGGGTTCACGCAATCGTGACCTGCCCGCCAGGCCCGCCGCCACCGCCACCACGCCCGCGCCCACCGGCAGCAGCAGCGCCGCACCCGGGCCGCGGGCGTCCACCAGCCGGCCCGTCACCGAGGCGCCCACCGCCACGCCCACCCCGATCGCCGTGCCCACCAGCGCCAGCCCCTCGGTCAGCCGCCGGGCCGGCACCAGCCGCTCGACCAGCCCGTAGCCGGGGATGAGCGTCGGGGAGATGGCCAGCCCGGAAACGAAGATCACCACCAGCATCACCGGCCACAGCGCCGGATGGGCGCCCAGCGGCGGCAGCGGCACCAGCCCGGCCACCAGCAGCGCCAGCCCGGCCAGGAAACGGCGATGCAGCGGCGACCGCCACGGGCGCGCCCCGTACCACAGCCCCGCCGCGCAGCTGCCCAGCGCATAGGAGGCCAGCAGCACGCCCGCCAGCCCCCGGTGCCCGCCCGCCTCGGCGAAGGCGATCACGCTCACCTCCACCCCGCCGAACACCGTCCCCACCAGCAGGAAGACCAGCACCAGCAGCAGCACGCCGGGCAGCGCCAAAACCCCGGCCAGACCGCCGCCGCCGGCGGTGCGCGGCGGCGGCTCGGTGCCCCGCTGCGCCGCCATGGCCAGGCTGCCGCCCATCGTCAGCGCCCCGGCGGCCAGCACCCCGCCCGCCGGATGCACCCCGGTGGCCAGCAGCGTCACCAGCATCGGACCGGTGATGAAGATGACCTCATCCAGCACCGACTCCAGCGAGAACGCGGTGTGCAGCCGCCCGTCGCCGTTTCGGTGCAGGACGTTGATCCAGCGGGCGCGCACCATCGCGCCCAGCCCCGGCGAGGTGACGCCGCCCAGCACCGCGGCGGGAAAGAGCGTCCAGGTGGGAAGGTCCAGCAGGGCGCACGCCACCAGCAGCGTCATGGCCACCCCGTTGGCCGGGCCCAGCGGCAGCAGCACCCGGCGCTGCCCATGGCGGTCCGCCAGCCGCCCCACCAGGGGCGAGGCCACGGCGAACGCCAGGGCGAAGACCGCCGACACCGAACCGGCGATACCGTACGATCCGGTAACCGCGGAGACAAGAAGGACAATGCCGATCCCCACCATGGACATCGACATCCGGCCGACGAAACCCGCCGCGACGAACACCCGCGCCCCGGGAACCTTCAGCAGGGCCAGGTACGGATTGGACACCGACGACCCCTCCAGTCCTCCCTGACCTGCGTCGCGGCGGCCACCCCGGCCCGCCCGGCGATGCGCGGCGCGGCGAGCGCGCCCTGTCCGAAACTACCGATCCGCCGGTGACCCCGGCGGCAGCGATCTCGTTGGGATTGGTTGTGGCTGCCTCCTCTCCACCGCCTGACCTCGGGGCCCGGACCGCCGGCCCGGCGGCCTCCTGGCGTCCGGACGAACCGTCCCCGGCACCGGGCACCGCGCACGGCGCCGGCGAGTCCCCGCGCAGAAGGCGCCCCCGGCCCGAAAAGAAGGCCCGGACGGTGACGCGGCCCCGCCCGGCCGCCCCTCCCCGGCGGCAGCGGCGGCGCCCGGTGGTGGCGCTGCTGGCGCTGGCCAGCGCGGCGACCCTCACCGCCGGGGTGCTCGCCGCGCTCGGCCTCGACCGGGACCGGGACACGGGCCGGGCCACCGCCGATCCCACCGCGCCCGCCCAGCGCTCCGGCACCGTCACCAACGTCGTCGACACCACCCAGCTCGCCCCGCTCAAACGGGTGGTGCCCCCCGACGTGCTGGTGGTGGGCGCCTCCTCGCTGACCGCCGCCGAGGTCCGCAAGGTGTCGCGGCTGCGCGGCGTGCAGGACGTGGCGCTGGTGGCCGGCGGCGCGGTGCAGCTGCAAAACCGCCTGGTCAACACCTTCGCGGTCGACCCCTCGACGTTCCGCTCCTGGACCCCGCCGGCCACCGCCCGCAAGACCGAGCTGTGGGAGGCGCTGGCCGCCGACAAGTTCGTCGCCTCCGACAAGGCGGTCCGCGAGCTGAAGCTTCACCAGGGGCTGCGGTACCCGGTCGTGGCCAAGACGATCCCCACCATGACGATGGGCGGCTCGGGGGATTTCGGGCTGCCCGGCATCGACATGCTGGTCAGCCGCAAGATGGGGGAGCAGCTGGGCCTCATCCCCAACCTGGCGCTGCTGGTCAACGCCCCCGGCGCCGACCCGGCCGCGCTCACCCGGGCGATGGACAGGATCTTCCGGGGCGGCGCCAAGGTGGTCAACCTCAACGAGCCCCAGTACCGGCAGGCCGTCAGCTACCTGGAGCTGTACCGGCGGGCCGCGACCACCTGCCCGGGGCTGTCGTGGACGGTGCTGGCCGCCATCGGCCAGGTCGAAAGCAACCACGGCCGCAACAACGGCCCCTCCAGCGCCGGCGCTCTGGGCCCCATGCAGTTCCTGCCGTCCACCTGGAAGGCCTACGGGGTGGACGGCGACGGGGACGGCAAGGCCGACATCATGAACCCCTACGACGCCATTCCCGCCGCCGCCAAGTACCTGTGCGCCCACGGCGCCGGGCGCGGCGGCCGGTCGCTGTACCAGGCGATCTACGCCTACAACCACGCCCACTGGTACGTGCAGAAAGTCCTCGCCCTGGCCAAGGCCTACGCCGCCCGCTACCGGTGAACCCTTTTCCACACGCGGCCCAAAGCACCGAGGACGGGAGCCCCGATGCTCTCCGGTGCCGCGGCCTTGCGGTCATGGCTGCGCCCCTGACCGCAAGGCCCCCGTCTCGACCTGCGGAGACGGCGTGTTGAAAAGGGTTCGGTGAAGGCGGTGATCTGAAGCACTCCCGGCGGCTGGTTGGATGGAGGGCATGACGTCCTACGACGCGCTGCTGCTCGTATCCTTCGGCGGACCGGAGGGGCCGCAGGACGTTATGCCGTTCCTGGAGAACGTCACGCGCGGCCGCAACGTCCCCCGGCGGCGGCTGGAAGAGGTGGCCGAGCACTACTACCACTTCGGCGGAGTGAGCCCGATCAACGACCACTGCCGGCGCCTGAAGGCCGCCATCGAGGCCGACTTCGCCGCCCACGGCCTGGACCTGCCGGTCTACTGGGGCAACCGGAACTGGACGCCCTACCTGACCGACACGGTCCGCCAGATGGCCGCCGACGGCGTGCGACGGGCCGCGGCGTTCGTCACCTCCGCCTACAGCGGCTACTCCAGCTGCGGGCAGTACCGGGACGACATCGCCCGGGCCCGCGAGCAGGTCCCCGGCGCCCCGGAGATCGACAAGCTGCGGGTCTACTACAACCACCCCGGCTTCGTGGAGCCGTTCGTCGAGGCCACCCGCGCCGCGCTGGACCGCCTGCCGGCCGGCCTGCGCCAGGCGGCGCACCTGGCGTTCACCGCCCACAGCGTCCCGCTGGCCCAGCCCGGGCGCGAACGCTACGCCGCCGAGCTGGCCGACATCACCGAGGTCGTCGCCGAACGGGCCGCCCCCGGGCACGAGCGGGCGCTGGTCTACCAGAGCCGCAGCGGCCCGCCCACCCAGCCGTGGCTGGAGCCCGACATCTGCGACCACCTGCGCAAGCTGCACGCCGCCAGAACCGAAGCGGTGGTGGTCGTGCCGATCGGGTTCGTCAGCGACCACATGGAGGTCAAATACGACCTCGACGTGGAGGCCGCCGCCGTGGCCGCCGAGCTGGGCCTGGCCTTCGAGCGCGCCGCCACGCCCGGCACCCACCCCGCCTATGTGGCGATGGTCCGCCAGCTGCTGACCGAACGCATGGCCGGCCCCGGCGCGGAACGGCCCGCGCTGGGCGCGCTGGGCGCGCGCCCCGACGACTGCCCGGAAGAGTGCTGCCGCGCCCGCCGCTGAACCCCGGCGGGGCGGTGCCGACCCCTGGAAAGGACCCATGAGCCTGCACGAGGAGCTGCTGGAGCTGGCGCTGGAGATCGCCGGCGAGACCGGCCGGATGCTGGTCGGCAAGCGGCCGGTGGAGGGACCGGCCGTGGTGCAGACCAAGTCCAGCCCCACCGACGTGGTCACCCAGATGGACCGGGCCGCCGAGCAGCTGATCGTCGAACGCATCCGCGCCGCCCGGCCCGCCGATGCGATCCTCGGTGAGGAAAGCGGCGCCAGCGCCGGCGGCAGCGCAGTCCGCTGGGTGGTCGACCCCATCGACGGCACCGTCAACTACCTGTACGACCTGCCCGACTGGAGCGTCAGCATCGCCGCCGAGATCGACGGGCGGACCGCCGTCGGCGTGGTGGAGGTCCCCCGCCGCGGGGAGACCTACCTGGCGGTCCGGGGCGGCGGCGCCCGGCTGCGCGACGCCGCCGGGGAACGCCCGCTGCGCTGCACCGCCGACGTCCCGCTGAACCGGGCGCTGGTGGCCACCGGGTTCGGCTATGAGTCACGGCGCCGCGCCCACCAGGCCCGGGTGCTGACCGGGGTGCTGCCGCACGTGCGCGACATCCGCCGCGGCGGGGCCTGCTCGGTGGACCTGTGCACGCTGGCGGCCGGACGGGTGGACGGCTACTACGAGCGCGGCGTCCAGCTGTGGGACATCGCCGCCGGGACGCTCATCGTGGAGGAGGCCGGCGGGCGGGTCGGCGGGCTGCACGGGGCGGCTCCGGGACCGGAGTTCGTCCTGGCGGCGGGCCCGGGAACGTTCGAGGCGCTGCACGACCTGCTGGCGCCGCTCGACCCCGCCCGGGACTGACCGGTCCGCCCCCTCGGGGAACGCGGCCGCCCGGACTCCGGAGGGCCGGCCGCCGAGCGCGCAGCGGCGGGTGTTGCGAAACTCACTCCATTTCGGGGGCGGGGGGAATGCCGATGTCGTGGTTGGCCGCAATCCGGCGGAGCTCTTCGATCTCGGCCTGCCGGATGTCGGCCAGGTAGGTGTCACCCTCGGCCTGCGCCCTGCGCAGCGACGCGTACGCGTCGGAAAGCCGCTGCTGGATCGTGCGTGACAACTCACCCATGGGGATTTTCCTCTCTACAGCGGCTGTTCCTTACCCAAACCGGCTTCCGCCGTAAACCTTTCGTTTGAATGGTGATACGCACCGTAGAGGACGCTCCGCCCACCCCGGAACAGGGGGCATGCTTACAGGGGGCTTACAGGCGCTATGGCATATCTGGGAACGCCGGTCCGGCGCACCGGCATGTGAGATCCGGATCTGAAGGGGGACGGATGCGTGTTCTCGTCGTCGAGGACGAGCGCGTGCTCGCCGACGCGATCGCCACGGGACTGCGCCGCCAGGCCCACGCCGTGGACGTCGCCTACGACGGTGCCGGTGCGCTGGAGCGGACCAGCGTCAACGAGTACGACGTGGTGGTCTTGGACCGCGACCTGCCCAAGGTCCACGGCGACGACGTCTGCCGCGACCTGGCCGGCCGGCGCTACCCGGCCCGGATCCTCATGCTGACCGCCGCCGGCGACCTGGAGGACCGGGTGGCGGGGCTGAACCTGGGCGCCGACGACTACCTGGCCAAGCCGTTCGCCTTCGCCGAGCTGGTGGCCCGGGTGCAGGCGCTGGGCCGGCGGGCCGCCCCGCCGCTGCCGCCCGTCCTGGAACGCGCCGGGATCACCCTCGACCCCGCCCGGCGGGAGGTGCACCGCGACGGCCGCCCGATCGAGCTGACCCGCAAGGAATTCGCGGTGCTGGAGGTGCTCATGCGGGCCGAGGGCGCCGTGGTCAGCTCTGAGCGGCTTTTGGAGAAGGCGTGGGATGAGCACATCGACCCGTTCACCAACGTGGTGCGGGTGACGATGATGACGCTGCGCAAGAAGCTCGGTGAACCGCAGGTGATCGAGACCGTCCCAGGGGTGGGGTACCGGCTTTGAGCGACATCGGCAAGGGCGATGCCAAGGGGGAGGCCCGCCGGCCCGGGTTCATCACCGGATCGACGACCCAGCCGATGACCGCGCCGCGGCCGGAGGGCCGGGGCGGCGCGTTCATGGCCGACCTGCGGGCGCTGCCCGGGCGGGTCAGCGTCCGGCTCCGGCTGACCCTGCTGTACGGGGTGCTGTTCCTGCTGGCCGGGTTGCTGCTGCTGTTCATCACGCACGTGCTGCTGGCGCAGGTGCTGGACTCGGTGTTCCCGCCGGGCCTGCAGGTCCACACCCCCGGCGGGCTGATCATCGAGACCGAGGTGCTCAAGTCCCGCGCCATGAAGGAGCTGTTCGGCCGCTCCATGCTGGTGCTGGCCGGGGTCGGGGTGATGGCCCTGGTGCTGGGCTACTTCGTGGCCGACCGGGCGCTGTCGCCGCTGCAGAAGGTCACCGCCACCGCCCGGCGGCTGTCGGAGAGCACCCTGCATGAGCGGATCGCGCTGGAGGGCCCGGCCGATGAGATCAAAGAGCTGGCCGACACCTTCGACGCGATGCTGGAGCGGCTGGGCAACGCCTTCGACGCCCAGCGCCGGTTCGTCGCCAACGCCTCCCACGAGCTGCGCACCCCGCTGGCCATCAACCGCACCCTGCTGGAGGTCGCGCTGGGCGACCCGGAGGCCTCGCCGGACCTGAAGGCGGTGGGCCGCACCCTGCTGGCCAACAACGCCCGCCACGAACGGCTGATCGAGGGCCTGCTGCTGCTGGCCCGCAGCGAACGCGAACTGACCACCCGCGTCCCGGTGGATTTGGCCGAGGTCGTCACGACCGTGCTGAAGACCTTGGGCGACGCCGCCGAGGAGGCGGGCATCACCGTGCACACCGAGCTGGCCTCCGGGACCACGTTGGGCGACCCGGTGCTGCTGGAGCACCTGGTCTCCAACCTGGTCGACAACGCCATCAAGCACAACACCGGCGAGG contains these protein-coding regions:
- a CDS encoding PH domain-containing protein produces the protein MPPPAQAGPAARRLHPLTFVVGAVREMAALVMAGAAGLAVGGLSTAFYFALSGLVFGLGYHLIKWATFTYTLHEDRIELRRALVRRSVKAIPRERIRGVDISAPPAHRLLGMAIVRIDAGSEGGEGELRAVSKAEAERLRAALMRGDEPAARNAAAPGGAREETAVVARARPRWYLLAPLSGAYLLTPFALAGSLLGALYNLGDDLGLIDERLPARLGGGVAGLPPAAIIALAVCGVLLMPLGSVIAFALLNWDFTLRAGEGGPGGGRDGAALIAERGLISRRSVTLERRRIRGVTLTDNPLERAAGAVRLGALVTGLDDAAHRGTLLPVAPRPVALRTARRVLGGALPGPLRGHPPAALRRRLARALAAPLALAALALLTGRSWELGVALLLAVAAVPLGLDRYRQLGHATDGRRLTLRSGSLRRRQAVIEHRAVVAWRLRQTLFQRRAGLATLVVGVGAGEGGYPSADMGEHDAVAFAHAVTPDWVTPFLERDPAEAARGGTGPVSRDGERRT
- the sepH gene encoding septation protein SepH, with the translated sequence MQELRLVAVSEDGTYLVLATAGRGTRFTLPVDDRLRAAVRGHFSRLGQFEIEVESPLRPKEIQARIRAGETAEEIAESAGIPVERVRWFEGPVLQEREYMAQQAQRVPVRRPGESAPGPPLGELVEERLNRGGVDIEDVEWDSWKCESSSWRVRLSFFEEGRPRAAEWLFDPRRRHLSPMDELAARLSDMEWEGDGEDSSDTVTPLVPRRPTMKVVSDPREVSPAQPLRPGPAPVPDPARRPAPLAPAPPAPPALGRPPAPPPHVAEPPSRPPAPAPEGEEPRETASASQTAQSEPEAPKAAPAGSAETAPEATPAAEPASAKPDPAPKAAPAAAATEAERPVAAAAVKPAPPRERSRQKPPVPPAAAAETPPAQPAVAARDVPAVPAAQQRQSAPRRRRPKGKRASVPSWDEIMFGARRPD
- a CDS encoding D-arabinono-1,4-lactone oxidase: MSPARTFGTQDHIWRNWAGNQRAVPARTLAPRSTEEVAEAVRTAAAEGLTVRMTGTGHSFTAAAVTDGLLLRPDRLRAVRSVDTATGLVTVEAGLPLHELNRVLDEHGLALANMGDIQQQTVAGALQTGTHGTGRDHAGLASQVAALELVLADGSIVTCSRTERPELFDAARVSLGALGVVTAITWQTVPAFRLHAREEPMRWGEVLERLDELTEANEHFEFYWFPHTEGCLTKRNNRTDRPAAPLSPLRYWLDDELLSNTVFGGLQRLTRRVPAAIGPVNAVSAKALGARTYIDTSYKVFTSPRRVRFKEQEYAIPREHLADTLRELKALFDRRDWRISFPIEVRVLPPEDAWLSMAYDRPSAFIAVHVYHRNPHEDYFAGVEELMTAVGGRPHWGKLHTRDAAYLEQVYPKFADFRALREELDPDRRFANRYLSRVFGP
- a CDS encoding MFS transporter produces the protein MSNPYLALLKVPGARVFVAAGFVGRMSMSMVGIGIVLLVSAVTGSYGIAGSVSAVFALAFAVASPLVGRLADRHGQRRVLLPLGPANGVAMTLLVACALLDLPTWTLFPAAVLGGVTSPGLGAMVRARWINVLHRNGDGRLHTAFSLESVLDEVIFITGPMLVTLLATGVHPAGGVLAAGALTMGGSLAMAAQRGTEPPPRTAGGGGLAGVLALPGVLLLVLVFLLVGTVFGGVEVSVIAFAEAGGHRGLAGVLLASYALGSCAAGLWYGARPWRSPLHRRFLAGLALLVAGLVPLPPLGAHPALWPVMLVVIFVSGLAISPTLIPGYGLVERLVPARRLTEGLALVGTAIGVGVAVGASVTGRLVDARGPGAALLLPVGAGVVAVAAGLAGRSRLREPRET
- a CDS encoding lytic transglycosylase domain-containing protein — its product is MTRPRPAAPPRRQRRRPVVALLALASAATLTAGVLAALGLDRDRDTGRATADPTAPAQRSGTVTNVVDTTQLAPLKRVVPPDVLVVGASSLTAAEVRKVSRLRGVQDVALVAGGAVQLQNRLVNTFAVDPSTFRSWTPPATARKTELWEALAADKFVASDKAVRELKLHQGLRYPVVAKTIPTMTMGGSGDFGLPGIDMLVSRKMGEQLGLIPNLALLVNAPGADPAALTRAMDRIFRGGAKVVNLNEPQYRQAVSYLELYRRAATTCPGLSWTVLAAIGQVESNHGRNNGPSSAGALGPMQFLPSTWKAYGVDGDGDGKADIMNPYDAIPAAAKYLCAHGAGRGGRSLYQAIYAYNHAHWYVQKVLALAKAYAARYR
- a CDS encoding ferrochelatase, which translates into the protein MTSYDALLLVSFGGPEGPQDVMPFLENVTRGRNVPRRRLEEVAEHYYHFGGVSPINDHCRRLKAAIEADFAAHGLDLPVYWGNRNWTPYLTDTVRQMAADGVRRAAAFVTSAYSGYSSCGQYRDDIARAREQVPGAPEIDKLRVYYNHPGFVEPFVEATRAALDRLPAGLRQAAHLAFTAHSVPLAQPGRERYAAELADITEVVAERAAPGHERALVYQSRSGPPTQPWLEPDICDHLRKLHAARTEAVVVVPIGFVSDHMEVKYDLDVEAAAVAAELGLAFERAATPGTHPAYVAMVRQLLTERMAGPGAERPALGALGARPDDCPEECCRARR
- a CDS encoding inositol monophosphatase family protein, whose product is MSLHEELLELALEIAGETGRMLVGKRPVEGPAVVQTKSSPTDVVTQMDRAAEQLIVERIRAARPADAILGEESGASAGGSAVRWVVDPIDGTVNYLYDLPDWSVSIAAEIDGRTAVGVVEVPRRGETYLAVRGGGARLRDAAGERPLRCTADVPLNRALVATGFGYESRRRAHQARVLTGVLPHVRDIRRGGACSVDLCTLAAGRVDGYYERGVQLWDIAAGTLIVEEAGGRVGGLHGAAPGPEFVLAAGPGTFEALHDLLAPLDPARD
- a CDS encoding response regulator transcription factor — translated: MRVLVVEDERVLADAIATGLRRQAHAVDVAYDGAGALERTSVNEYDVVVLDRDLPKVHGDDVCRDLAGRRYPARILMLTAAGDLEDRVAGLNLGADDYLAKPFAFAELVARVQALGRRAAPPLPPVLERAGITLDPARREVHRDGRPIELTRKEFAVLEVLMRAEGAVVSSERLLEKAWDEHIDPFTNVVRVTMMTLRKKLGEPQVIETVPGVGYRL
- a CDS encoding sensor histidine kinase; the protein is MSDIGKGDAKGEARRPGFITGSTTQPMTAPRPEGRGGAFMADLRALPGRVSVRLRLTLLYGVLFLLAGLLLLFITHVLLAQVLDSVFPPGLQVHTPGGLIIETEVLKSRAMKELFGRSMLVLAGVGVMALVLGYFVADRALSPLQKVTATARRLSESTLHERIALEGPADEIKELADTFDAMLERLGNAFDAQRRFVANASHELRTPLAINRTLLEVALGDPEASPDLKAVGRTLLANNARHERLIEGLLLLARSERELTTRVPVDLAEVVTTVLKTLGDAAEEAGITVHTELASGTTLGDPVLLEHLVSNLVDNAIKHNTGEGGQVWVRAGVLDGSAAVQVENTGPVVPAYEVDQLFEPFRRLQQDRVESAKGSGLGLSIVRSVVRAHRGHVYATPRPGGGLVVTARMPLAS